A segment of the Hyperolius riggenbachi isolate aHypRig1 chromosome 8, aHypRig1.pri, whole genome shotgun sequence genome:
CAGAGATCGGTTACATCACGGCAACTGCCCCTAAGATGATTGATGCCCTCTTAACTAGGAACAAAGAGATCTCGTACTCCGCTTGTATTCTTCAGTTTTACTGTTTCTTCGCCTTTGGAGGCACCGAAAATTTTTTCTTGGTTGTCATGGGCTATGACCGCTATGTAGCCATCTGTCACCCTTTGCACTACCAAAGAATAATGGCCAAAAAAAACTGTCTCCGCTTGACTATAGGGGCGTGGACTAGTGGTATGTTGGCTTCTACTTCTCCTACTCTTTGGGTCTCTACCTTGAATTTTTGCTATCCCAACTATATTGAGCATTTCTTCTGTGATTATGCTCCTCTACTGAAAGTCGCTTGTGAGGATACTTCCAAAGGAGAGTTTGCCTTCACTGTTGTCTCCTGGAATATCATCTTGGGCTGTTTCTTCCTTACGTTGCTGTCTTACGGGTTCATAATCTTTCACATCCTCAAAATTCCCTCTGTTGAAGGACAGAAAAAGGCTTTCAGCACTTGCGCTTCTCATATAACTGTGGTGTCCATCTTCAACGGGACAATTATTTTCATGTACATTCGACCCACCTCCACTATACGCTTCACGACGGACAGGGTGATTTCTATCTTCTACTGTATTGTCACCCCTCTTATGAACCCCATCATCTACTGTCTGAGGAACAAAGATGTCAAAAATGCTGTGAGAAAAATCTTGCAGAACATTCTCTGCAGGTATATCATAAGGAAGTGATGGGAATGTTAACATGTATATGTGACAAATTTACAGACCTTGTTTCAAAACTCCCAGATAGCCAGTGGCTAACACAACATCCCAAAATAACTGAGATTGTTGGTGCCACATATCCAACAGGCATGTGGGCTAAGCTCCTCTGCCAGCATCAAGGCCAATCTCCTAGAGGGCTCCCTACTCTAATGGTGGATACAACCACATCCTAAACATACAATGAGCATATTCACAAATGGACATATGTCTGATTTAGGATAAAAAGCCTAAGAACAGACTAACCTGAGGTTGCCTACAGGGCCATGAgcacctaaactctgtttagtgtTTTGTGTGTGCAGAGGCACGGGGGAATCTGCAGGTGGGAATCTGCTGAACTTAATATGACATGTGATCGCTATGTCAGCGTTATAGCGCCACCGGCGGTGAAAAAGGGGTAGTAGAAGAGACTCTTTCATCACTCCTCTTCCACCAGTGGTGCTGTAACGCTGATATGGACCCCTAGGAGGCACCTACACTCTTTGAGGTTATATACAGCTGGAGACAGGACTAGAAGATCCTAAGTGGCAGTTTGGAGGACTGAGAACGGAATCAATTAGGATTGAATGATTTGGCATATATAAGTACTTTGGACTTTAGAGGCAGTACATTTTTATTTGATGTATTGGATGTGCAGATGGTGTTTGGCGTGACACAaggaaaagtgcaacaggcccaaTATAACAGAGGATAGAACAGAGGGGTGGGGAGTGCACCAACATATCAAACAAACTAaacaccatatacacacaattGATAGTAAAACTGACAATTGTTTCGTGGGGGacacagggtcccctttgtcaaggcacaatTATGATCATGTCACCAGTGTTACATACAACCTTATAAAAAGGAGTAGTAGTGTAGAACCTCCAAAAATGTAATTATCATAATGACCAATCAGAAAACAGTTACCTTTAACACCTCAGGAGCTGTCAGATGTCATTCACACTTTCAAACTGCAGCCTGTGGGTCAGACCGCCTAGAGCTATGACCCCACTGAACGTTCATCCAGGTGGTGGTGGGATGTCATTGGCTGTGGCTACCATCTGTCATGCCACATACTAATGGGGCAGGGACCTGGACCAGGCCCCTCTGGTACTGTTTTTAAGTAGGTATAGATATTTAGATCTTACAGCGGCGATTCTCCTTTGTAAAGGGTTTCAAAATAGTTTCAAAATTCCTAGCCAGTTTTCTACACTTCAGTCGTCTCTGCAGAAGAATTTGAGAACAATGTTAGAGAAGCCCGGGGTTTTTATACTGACGTTAGAAAAAGAGGTTGTGTTGGGGCACATGGCAGATCTGCACgaccttcttttgtccttctccagaatcacctccttgcattcacacgaatacaagatttctcacaaggTGTACCCCTCCTTTGGAATCCCCTTCCACAATActtccatcactctccaaccttttaaATCTTTAAACACCCCCTCAAAACTATTTGTTTTCCCAGTAcagtctaacttaggccattcccccttcgacctctggccaagttgtatctCTTTACTAgacaacctaaaaacacactgcctctaggtatgcatATTATACAGTATACTACCCTACCtcttgtacccccccccctccattccttTAAATTGTTAGCAtggaagggcagggctctctcaaccttttgtgtcttgcaatttgttatacattttatttatcctgCTACATTTGTCACtgcaattaccaattctgtattatgtaccagtgcctatatttggtgtataccgttGTCAGTATTATTATATACCCCATGTTTTGTACAGCGCCATAGAATATGCTGGAGTTTtataattaaataataatagTGAACGAGCAGGCCAATTATATAGAtgttatttgcatgcttggcACAAAGCTCTTTATAGGaaagttttgtttaaaaaaaaatgatcatacCTGTTACTATACTGTAAAACATGaataaaatacaaaaacacaatAGTAATGCAACACCCTCTTCCAAAAGTATGGTTTtgcgtattaaagagaacccgaggtgtgtttaaagaatgttatctgcatacagaggctggatctgcctatacagcccagcctctgttgctatcccaaaccccactaaggtcctcctgcactctgcaatccctcataaatcacagccgtgctgtgcggctgtgtttacatctgtagtgtcagtctcagctgctcccccgcctcctgcatagctccggtccgtgcccccgtcccttccctccaatcagcagggagggaagggatgcaggcggggactggagttctgcaggaggcggggagagcagcagactgacactatagagataaacacagccagctctgacaagctgtttgtcagcagcgtggctgtgatttatgagggattgcagagtgcagggggaccttaggggggtttgggatagcaacagaggctgggctgtataggcagatccagcctctgtatgcagataacattcttcaaacccacctcgggttctctttaagatgtaatAAAGAGTCACCTAGTTCTTAGCAGGTCTTAACATTAGGCAAACACAACCTTAGATGAGCAACAATGAATGAGAtattattaaaggacacccgaggcgaaaataaactcatgaaataaacgactgtatctatcttccttctcctaaaaatgactttttaagatatttcacagtttttttatgtttaaatctactttttaagttttaactgttttattgtttttgcccaatgacacattcatttatttattgtatttataaagcgccaacatattacgcagcgctgaacattaatttaggttacagacaatatttaggggtgacatacagcaatatgacaatacaggaatacaagaaaaccagatcacacggcacagtatgagtgccaggtaatgcttagtcattggattgagcatggagattaggcaagttaggttcactcagatgcatagcatgggttcacagtaatggaggtgcatgatcagataggacacaaaaggaggaggaccctgcccaaaggcttacaatctagacattcattgaagtatgccagagctaaaatctatgaactattgaacctttttatctctttcctgctctcggaagccattttctgctaggaaagtgttttatagttggaatttcttatcagtgagggtcacactgtagtcacttcctgtcaggactgagtccgccacttacatacctgatgtttaactctttcaggcagagaaagaaaaaaaggatcacagcctagttatttgtgtgctaggcactgtacatacccatgtctgtcttatcatgtcacatgtcacttcgggtatcctgtaAGGGCCTGTATCCTGTTAacatttctcctgagttatctccaaggaggtattttcaaaccttaccaataaaataccttgAAAGCTCCCACCAAGACAAGAAGTTACTAAAAGTATGTTTGATATTACGTCTTAATCTACTTTTTAGGACTTTTTTTAACCCATTTagtactgaaaagttagtttttcatcttatcttaaaaaaaaaaaaaatctcaaccatTGGGGTTGATGCAAGAAAGCGCTGTAATATTGCACGGCGCACAGACATTGCATGTCAATATTATGATTACTACAGGCACTGTGTACCATCAGATACACTAGTATCGCGATCCGCGGTTCTCCACTGCCGTgaccgttgctatggtaacatgcatTAATAACGAACACTACCATTAGTAGAGCGCCTTACCTTAGCAACGGTCACACTAGTCGTGTACTGCGCATCACGTTAATAGCGCAATGCCGGTAGTAAGCATATTATTGCCATGCAATGTCTGTGCACCCCAATATTAATGCGCTTGCcccttgtttttatttatttaacgaggactaaagctggccatacacttatagattgccaCCCGATGAGACAAAATGATTGATTCCTGTCTGGAGGAAATCAATTCAGGAAGGAATCGATTcataccacacactgcacatgctgAACATTCATTTTCAATAGATCCTAGCAGGAAAAATGTATTGAATTGTAGTGTTGCACTGTTCaaagcagtgcaatgctatgggccgtCAATCTACCACCACTCCTTCACCTCCCCCAATCCACCTAGTTCTTCCAATCTACCGAAAGTCGATCGTATATATATTGGTGAAATTGATTCCCTACAGAATGGTCAAATCTGAAGGGAATCAAACAGgaaaatcgataagtgtatgggcaccttaaagagacactgaagggaaaaaaaatgatgatattatgatttgtatgtgtagcacagctaagaaataaaacattaagatcagatacatcagtgtaattgtttccagtacaggaagagttgagaaactccagttgttatctttatgcaaacaagccattaagctctccaactaagttagtcctggagagggctgttatctgacttttattatctcaactgttcctggactgttttcttttcctctgccagaggagaggtcattagttcacagactgctctgaaagactcattatggatgctgagtgttgtgtaatctgcacatattatagaatgatgcaatgttagaaaaaacactatatacctgaaaataaaagtatgagaatattttctttgctgctaatcttcgagtaattattcatagtacacaaccaattcactatatcatatttttttttcgcttcagtgtctctttaaagcgtattgtcaccataaaaatcaaatttcaacagcaactggtccgagtgtattaagtgataaagatgctaatcctgcattcaaagctTTTTCTGctcttatggtttggagttatcacatactataggagcactggccctagtgccaaacagtgccaaaaagttgaatgctgggagttcttttgaatgctgggagttctttttatctataatatattcctcctcttccatttatttccctgcccagctgatcacttgtgtttacaagcaaggctgaggtgactcagtgattggatgtgtaaataaaaaaaagactctgggaagagggcagctaatgaatacacaatgagcaagagaagggggggaggggaaacaagagtcagggaggatatgatgtcagcattagcttggcaagatggccactgcctagagtaggattttctgcttttcctttataaaattcacaggaatcattacgtggatagcacaatacatctgttatgtaagtagaagtagtatttatctatttatatatgtgttttttatttctaggttagcatgggtgttgcgtgttctttaacctcttgacgccaagctaacgcagattggcgtaaactggtcgtctgcgggtttccatggggcctttccatgtccgttcacggagggtgtctccgtgaacagccggagagccgccgatagcggctcgccggcaaaatgtaaacacgcggggaagacatccccgctgtttacatcatacggcgctgctgcgcagcagcgccataaggcaaatcggcgatccccggcctctgattggccggggatcaccggcctatgataggctgaagcctatccttcaatgcgcaggacggatatccgtcctgcgcagctcacagggggagggggagggagggagagggacagagcgcagagaacgctgcggaggggggctttgaagagcccccgcaaagcgcagcaagccggcggcgatcagacccccccagcaggacatccccctagtggggaaaaaaggggataagtctgatcgccctggctgtatcctgatctgtgctgcgggctggagagcccacgcagcacagatcagccataaatcccctggtcgtcaagtggttaagtcaaAATGCAGAAGTGCATGTGAAAAATTAAGTACAGCACTTCTTAGGAACCAAGAAGCAAGAAGGTAAGTAGCCAGGTGCTGCTAATCAAATGCACTTAATTAGTTAATCATCAGCAAGAGTGACCACTTTTATAAACGCATATGTTTTTGCAGTTTGCTGGTCAGGAACGTTGAGGTGCGTGTGGACACGACGCCGAGGAGGAAAGAAATCAGCAATGATCTCAGGATCATCAATCTAGGAAGGGTTATGAGGCCATTTCCAAAGCATTTGAAGTCCATCATTCCACAGCGAGAAACATTATTCACGTGTTAAAACCATTCAGGCCGGTTTCAGACTGCATAGCACTAGCAGCGTTCCGATTATCACATTGCCCCGCAATACGAGgtaatctcccttctggctgcaagACAAGCAGTAAGTGAGGATCTCTAGCACGCACTTCCTGTGGTTGAAATTTTAATTGCGTGaaagtgtattaaaaaaaaatgcttccgcGTATGTGCGGCGCAACACAAACcctgaaaaatgtaaaaatgctgCGTAGCCATAggattacatgacttctggtcgccGCACATGTTGCCCAACAACGTACTGTTGCCCGTGCCTAAAATTCATGACTTCCGGTGCATCGCACcacactaggggcctgattcacaaagcggtgctaacagttagcaccctggtgaaaagccctttgtcacgtctaaactcagtttaggcatgataagtttagctgtgataagtttaggtgtgataagtttaggcgtgataagtttaggcgtgataagtttaggcgtgataagtttaggcaccaactgtgttagcaccgcagtgcaccgttgatcaaaagttttgcgctagcaaagtctggtgcacttcgcatagagtttaatggcgctgctatgtgtgcgggactttgcacgctatctacacttatctaaacttagcatgcctaaacttatcacacctaaaattatcacacctaaacttatcacgcctaaactggcttttcaccagcgtggtgcaatggttatcacgcctaaagtctctaactgggttagcaccgctttgtgaatcgagccctaggtatgaaatgccccatacaCTAACATTGGTGTAGCGTTAGCCTGCGGATTAAAACAGGGTAACAcactgcgccagtgtgaaaggggcctcaagacAGTCACTCTTCCCAGGACTGGATGTCCCAGGAAATTCACCCTAAGGTCCTACTGTGCTCAAAGAAATGTAACTGAAGCAATCATGAAAATAAGTGTGGGCCAGATTTCCTGCATAACTATGTAAGACAGAGACCATTAAAGTCAGATGCCTAACGCTAGTACCTGGGTACTGGGGGCTATGGGGGCCTGCTCCTCCTTCCTTCACATTCTCAGAGTAAGCACAGGCACCAGAGATGTTTAAAAATATTAACCTGCTCCCATTGTGTCGAGTctctgtaatagattgcggagaagccgctccgcggactggcagcgaggcggctgattccgcgtccagctcggcggtttgcacgcagcagcgtgcgtctgatgtggctgggtctgttagtgcacacagattgaggaatacacgcgcgcgcgctgagaggcagaacctttatgacaaacgaggagggatcagctgaccaggttggtcagctgatctcagagcaagtggctattggttaatcggtgatgggtggcgccggggagcgccgctctatatatagttactgctggtcagtctcaagttgtctgccgttgcgaacacttacgtgaaagcactcagaccatagtcagatcccacagtgtgttagaaccaggaggacctgggacgtcacactgagccagattacttctgtattactattgtgttatacttcagactagttccagggtgttgagaccacggacctcacacccaagactagggatactgtgttttcattgtgttatacttcagactagttccagggtgttgagaccacggacctcacacccaagactagggatactgtgttatcattgtgttatacttcagactagttccagggtgttgagaccacagacctcacactcaagactagggatactgtgttaccatcgtattatacttcagactacttCAAGGGTGTTgagaacacggacctcacacccaagactaggcattgtttgatatctgttatgacctattgcattcctgactatccctctgctttctgattcggtacctacgcatatctgattacctgttgccaaccctgcctgcccctggttaccaaatcagccttctatctctgtaccttatctgcccatgtgttgccgacctggtctgcccgaccttgagagctatccctctccattgagagattagtctccagacctacttgtgacgcccaccttctaggtgtcactcagccacagggccttcctgctattcagcctggggctccacccctttggatgtctcaggctgctgaaaggtctttgcacttcccagagggaggtatttcctatactgccaaggaccacctgctcctcgggtggtcccactcaaagtcattactgttgcaccaaacactctcactttttaggtgtccagaggttagttatacttatattattggtgattctgcagatcatcaataatcaggtatatatctgtattcttggtgatactgcagatcaccaataatcagattctctctgtgtgctgacaccgatcgttacagaacggcagaccaaaaccaaatggacgcacttaacagccgtcttgatgcactcaccacctcggtggagaattacatccgagtgctggacagtcatcagacccagatcaacgctttggGTCTGCACAAGtctttcagacggctgtgaacacagtgcaatctcctccaggtacagacttacgtatgcctgtgcccgaaaggttttctggtcacagatttgactttcagaattttagaaatcgagtgttgtcatactttgagttgaggcctaattcgTCAGggaccgtggcacagagaattacgtttattaagactctgttgtcaggggattcccagacctgggcatatagtctccagacagggcatgaggccctaacctcagttgaggaattttttaaagcaatggctataatttacgatgatacggacattgcttctaccgctgagcggaagctcaagactttgcggcaaggcaaggatccggttgaaatttacgcagctgaattcaggaaatgggcagtatcagatagatgggggtcatttgcacttctggactgttttttgtcagggttgtcagacgcggtctctgatctaatgttgagACATTCTGAGCCGAagactattgatgaggccatttcattagcagtcagggttgatcgtcgcctacactaccagaaacagactcggagtaggaacaatgtgagatatgtttcctacgcctctcctccacccgcttcacctccgccggagccaatgcagattggtcagtcaaaattgtcccgggtggagcagaatcgcagaaaaacagaacagctctgtttatactgtgcagaggagggtcacatagtgcagaattgtcccaagaagtcgggaaacgctgccgcctaggt
Coding sequences within it:
- the LOC137527261 gene encoding olfactory receptor 6B1-like codes for the protein MSAAEHGNRTPASSFIIVGFETTWAMEIFLFILFLCMYVVTIAAHIMIIALVIVDMGLQKPMYLLLANFSVAEIGYITATAPKMIDALLTRNKEISYSACILQFYCFFAFGGTENFFLVVMGYDRYVAICHPLHYQRIMAKKNCLRLTIGAWTSGMLASTSPTLWVSTLNFCYPNYIEHFFCDYAPLLKVACEDTSKGEFAFTVVSWNIILGCFFLTLLSYGFIIFHILKIPSVEGQKKAFSTCASHITVVSIFNGTIIFMYIRPTSTIRFTTDRVISIFYCIVTPLMNPIIYCLRNKDVKNAVRKILQNILCRYIIRK